The Ooceraea biroi isolate clonal line C1 chromosome 11, Obir_v5.4, whole genome shotgun sequence genome includes a region encoding these proteins:
- the LOC105274627 gene encoding ETS-related transcription factor Elf-5 yields the protein MDSFNNYGRSDLSEMYSSFINLPEEENTHLLLDMDTLVPKRSSFLASRGCEPAKKKCSLGNEGEEIDGTGWSDKPVKNWCQEETINWLMSAASYMGQPYSSIQHSLAVPGKEIVTFTRQDFINHDPIYGDQLYDLLHSQHGSNLLPSFDTIQPQSEDEYARISSNNISDAESDNSVEVTTKRLPGRPRVLKTKKNPASQGKLWEFIRDLLRNRETCPSLICWEDYSQAKFRFVKSDEVAKRWGSRKGNTKMTYEKLSRAMRYYYKSKIFLPVLGRRLVYQFGPNAKGWQTDNPNFRH from the exons ATGTATTCATCGTTCATTAATTTACCTGAAGAGGAAAACACTCATCTACTGCTGGACATGGACACACTGGTTCCGAAGCGGAGCAGTTTCTTAGCGAGCCGCGGTTGCGAGCCAGCTAAGAAGAAATGTTCGCTCG GTAACGAGGGCGAGGAGATCGACGGCACCGGATGGTCGGACAAACCTGTCAAAAACTGGTGTCAAGAAGAAACGATAAATTGGCTGATGTCAGCCGCGTCGTACATGGGACAGCCTTATAGCTCTATCCAACACAGCCTTGCCGTACCTGGGAAGGAGATCGTTACCTTTACGCGACAAGATTTCATCAACCACGATCCCATATACGGGGACCAATTGTATGATCTTCTTCACTCGCAACATGGGTCAAAtctat TGCCGTCGTTTGATACTATTCAGCCACAATCGGAGGACGAGTATGCGCGAATTAGTTCCAACAACATATCCG ATGCGGAATCAGATAATAGCGTGGAAGTTACTACAAAGAGATTACCTGGCAGACCGAGAGTCTTGAAGACCAAAAAAAATC CTGCCAGTCAAGGAAAATTATGGGAATTTATTAGAGATTTATTACGTAATAGAGAAACGTGTCCAAGTTTAATTTGCTGGGAGGATTATTCACAGGCTAAATTTCGTTTTGTAAAGAGCGACGAGGTAGCAAAACGATGGGGATCCCGGAAAGGAAATACGAAAATGACTTATGAGAAACTCAGTAGAGCTATGag GTACTATtacaaaagcaaaatatttttgccgGTGCTCGGTCGAAGATTGGTGTATCAGTTTGGGCCAAACGCGAAAGGCTGGCAAACGGATAACCCAAATTTCCGACATTGA